A single region of the bacterium genome encodes:
- a CDS encoding bifunctional phosphoglucose/phosphomannose isomerase: MDVLDNLESIKKIDVSNMFDLILNFDSQCEEAVSAARSCDIPREYSQVEKIIVIGMGGSAIGGDILSKLLIDEIKVPVFVNRNYRLPNFADKKTLVFATSYSGNTEETLSSYNDAKGRGCRIICVTSGGRLAENAESDSLPLIKIPGGQPPRSALGYMFLPVLIVMQNLGLTTSKMEDISEAISILKRLKTVWGNKFSDSNLAKKLAKTLYNKFPLIYSIDGCLGPVALRWKTQLNENSKILAYNNVFPELDHNEIVGWEGLDNLTKSMSVIILRDKGDFERNSKRIVITNSIIKDKPSEITEVWTEGNSVLARMFSLIYLGDFVSFYLAILYGVDPTPVDKIETLKKKLVE, translated from the coding sequence ATGGATGTTTTGGATAACTTAGAGTCAATAAAGAAAATAGATGTATCTAATATGTTTGATTTGATATTGAATTTTGACTCTCAGTGCGAGGAGGCTGTTTCTGCTGCCCGGTCTTGCGATATTCCTCGGGAATATTCACAGGTTGAGAAAATTATAGTCATAGGTATGGGTGGTTCAGCAATTGGAGGAGATATTTTATCAAAACTTCTCATAGATGAAATAAAAGTTCCAGTATTTGTTAATCGCAATTATCGTTTGCCTAATTTTGCAGATAAGAAAACTCTTGTATTTGCTACAAGTTATTCAGGTAATACTGAAGAGACACTTTCGTCTTACAACGATGCGAAGGGACGTGGTTGCAGAATAATTTGTGTAACAAGTGGGGGAAGACTGGCTGAGAATGCAGAGTCTGACAGTCTTCCACTCATAAAAATACCCGGTGGTCAGCCTCCGAGAAGTGCGTTAGGATACATGTTTCTACCTGTGTTAATAGTTATGCAAAATCTAGGACTTACTACTTCAAAGATGGAAGATATAAGCGAAGCTATAAGTATTTTGAAGAGGTTAAAAACTGTGTGGGGAAATAAATTCTCTGATTCAAACCTGGCAAAAAAACTTGCAAAGACATTATACAATAAATTCCCTCTGATCTATTCTATAGATGGCTGTCTTGGGCCAGTAGCTCTAAGATGGAAAACACAGCTGAATGAAAACAGTAAAATTCTGGCGTACAATAATGTTTTCCCTGAGCTGGATCATAATGAAATAGTTGGCTGGGAAGGGCTGGATAATCTAACCAAGAGTATGTCAGTCATAATACTCAGAGATAAAGGTGATTTTGAGAGAAATTCAAAGCGCATTGTTATAACAAATTCAATCATAAAAGACAAGCCAAGTGAAATTACTGAAGTCTGGACAGAGGGTAATTCTGTATTAGCCAGAATGTTTTCACTTATTTATCTTGGAGATTTTGTGAGTTTTTATCTTGCAATATTGTATGGAGTTGATCCAACACCTGTTGATAAAATAGAAACATTAAAGAAAAAACTGGTAGAATAA
- a CDS encoding GvpL/GvpF family gas vesicle protein — protein sequence MNEARYLYCIADGNKKITFGNIGIEDSEVYTIPYEDLCAVVHNCPSEPYKSEDNEVVKKWVTAHQKVVDTVWGKFGTVLPLGFDTIIKGEKGTTPDKNMKNWIKEDYKNLKEKIAKLKGKAEYGVQISWDPKVIGEKLIESNQEIKKLNEEIKSKSKGLAYMYKQKLENLLKKEMEVEAERHFKDFYEKIKKCANEIKVEKTKKLEEGKQMLINLSCLLPKEKSKVLGEELEKINDMEEFYVRFTGPWPPYSFV from the coding sequence ATGAATGAAGCAAGATATCTTTATTGTATAGCCGATGGAAATAAAAAGATAACATTTGGCAATATTGGAATAGAGGATAGCGAAGTCTACACTATCCCTTATGAAGATTTATGCGCTGTAGTTCATAATTGTCCTTCAGAGCCCTACAAATCAGAGGATAATGAAGTGGTGAAAAAATGGGTAACGGCTCACCAGAAGGTTGTTGATACTGTCTGGGGAAAATTTGGCACTGTCTTACCATTGGGTTTTGATACCATAATTAAAGGCGAGAAGGGGACTACCCCGGATAAGAATATGAAGAATTGGATTAAAGAAGATTACAAAAATTTAAAAGAAAAGATAGCTAAGCTTAAAGGCAAGGCTGAGTATGGGGTTCAGATTTCCTGGGACCCTAAGGTGATTGGAGAAAAGTTAATAGAAAGTAATCAAGAGATTAAGAAATTAAATGAGGAGATAAAATCCAAATCCAAGGGTCTTGCTTATATGTATAAACAGAAACTGGAGAATCTCTTGAAGAAAGAGATGGAAGTGGAGGCGGAAAGGCATTTTAAAGATTTTTACGAGAAAATTAAAAAATGTGCGAATGAAATTAAAGTAGAAAAGACTAAAAAACTTGAAGAAGGAAAACAAATGCTGATAAACCTTTCTTGTCTTTTACCCAAAGAAAAAAGCAAGGTATTAGGCGAGGAGTTAGAAAAGATTAACGATATGGAAGAATTCTACGTTCGCTTCACTGGTCCCTGGCCGCCATATAGTTTTGTATAG
- a CDS encoding gas vesicle protein K yields MPIDIDEDNLKHGVLGLVIALVEVIKDALNLQAMKRMEGGSLTEEEMERLGEALMDLDVAIEDIKKEQGVTESVKSVRDGLDSIVDDVLDKMINPERWRKEAEEKGI; encoded by the coding sequence ATGCCAATAGATATTGATGAGGATAATCTAAAACACGGGGTTTTAGGGCTGGTTATTGCTTTAGTGGAGGTAATTAAAGATGCTCTTAATCTCCAGGCAATGAAACGTATGGAGGGAGGATCTCTTACGGAAGAAGAGATGGAACGATTGGGCGAAGCCCTTATGGATTTAGATGTGGCAATTGAGGATATAAAAAAGGAACAGGGTGTTACTGAGTCAGTTAAATCCGTAAGGGATGGATTGGATAGTATTGTGGATGATGTATTAGACAAGATGATAAATCCAGAAAGATGGAGGAAAGAAGCAGAGGAGAAAGGAATTTAA
- the ahcY gene encoding adenosylhomocysteinase has protein sequence MEYDIKDIKLAKEGKLRIQWAEKSMPVLRSIQSRFIKEKPLAGIRLGACLHVTTETANLAIALKAGGAEVRLCASNPLSTQDDVAASLVADYGISVFAICGENNKTYYSHISSALENKPNITMDDGADLVSTIHNNRRELIKDILGGTEETTTGVIRLRSLERQKKLAFPIIAVNDADTKHFFDNRYGTGQSTIDGIIRATNMLFAGSTVVVSGYGWCGRGFASRAKGMGANVIITEVDPLRALEAAMDGFFVMPMEKASYIGDAFVTLTGDIHVLAARHFKNMKDGAIIANSGHFDVEIDVPALEKMSKSKKRVREFVDEYTLQNGRRICLLGEGRLINLASAEGHPAMVMDMSFANQSLSAEYIAKNHKKLENKVYSVPEDIDKNISRLKLHSMGIKIDTLTPEQKKYLSSWEMGT, from the coding sequence TTGGAATATGATATAAAAGACATCAAGCTGGCTAAAGAGGGTAAATTGCGCATACAGTGGGCAGAAAAAAGTATGCCTGTTCTCAGATCAATCCAGTCACGTTTTATCAAAGAAAAGCCCCTAGCGGGAATTAGGTTAGGAGCATGTCTGCACGTTACAACAGAGACAGCTAATTTGGCAATAGCTCTAAAAGCCGGTGGCGCAGAAGTAAGATTATGCGCTTCAAATCCTCTAAGCACTCAGGATGATGTTGCTGCTTCTCTTGTAGCAGATTATGGAATATCCGTTTTCGCTATATGTGGAGAGAATAACAAAACTTATTATAGCCATATTAGCAGTGCATTAGAAAACAAACCTAATATTACCATGGACGACGGCGCAGATTTAGTTTCCACAATTCATAATAATAGGAGAGAGCTCATAAAGGATATTCTTGGCGGAACAGAGGAGACGACAACAGGTGTTATTCGATTGAGAAGTCTGGAAAGACAGAAAAAACTTGCGTTTCCGATCATAGCTGTTAATGACGCCGACACAAAACATTTCTTTGACAACAGATATGGTACCGGGCAAAGCACAATCGATGGCATTATTAGGGCAACGAACATGTTGTTTGCTGGTTCCACTGTTGTGGTATCTGGATATGGTTGGTGCGGACGTGGTTTTGCAAGCAGGGCTAAAGGTATGGGCGCGAATGTTATTATAACGGAAGTAGACCCTCTGCGCGCGTTAGAAGCAGCCATGGATGGATTCTTTGTTATGCCCATGGAGAAAGCTTCTTATATTGGCGATGCCTTTGTAACTTTAACAGGAGACATACATGTTTTAGCAGCCAGGCACTTTAAAAATATGAAGGATGGCGCTATCATTGCAAATTCAGGACATTTTGACGTAGAGATTGATGTGCCGGCTCTTGAAAAAATGAGTAAAAGCAAAAAAAGAGTAAGAGAATTTGTTGATGAATATACCCTGCAAAACGGCAGGAGGATATGTCTTTTGGGAGAAGGCCGCCTGATCAATCTTGCATCCGCTGAAGGACATCCTGCAATGGTAATGGATATGAGTTTTGCCAATCAGTCCTTATCAGCTGAGTATATTGCGAAAAACCACAAAAAACTAGAGAACAAAGTGTATAGCGTTCCTGAAGATATAGATAAAAATATTTCCCGACTCAAACTTCATTCCATGGGTATTAAAATAGACACCTTGACTCCCGAGCAGAAAAAATATCTCAGTTCATG
- a CDS encoding PTS sugar transporter subunit IIA — protein sequence MRLTDFINKGAVCIDLKSNDKTAVLYELVDILQKSGGIKNGNSNREKLFNILCEREKLGSTGIANRAAIPHGKSDLVKSITIAIGISPNGVDFDSIDGQKTCIFALLIAPPSSAAPHLRALARIARLFKNKTFRHVLINAKSPEDVIRLIATEEKTL from the coding sequence GTGAGACTAACTGATTTTATTAATAAAGGTGCAGTTTGTATAGATTTGAAATCAAATGATAAAACAGCTGTGCTTTATGAACTGGTTGATATTCTCCAGAAATCTGGAGGAATTAAAAATGGTAATAGTAATAGAGAAAAATTGTTTAACATTCTATGTGAGAGAGAGAAACTCGGCAGCACAGGAATTGCTAATAGAGCGGCTATCCCGCATGGAAAATCTGATTTGGTAAAAAGCATAACCATTGCTATTGGTATTTCTCCTAATGGAGTTGATTTTGATTCTATTGACGGGCAAAAGACATGTATATTCGCTCTTTTAATTGCGCCTCCTAGCTCTGCAGCTCCTCATTTAAGAGCACTGGCCAGAATAGCCCGTCTTTTTAAAAATAAGACTTTCAGGCATGTTTTAATAAATGCTAAATCTCCAGAAGACGTAATAAGACTAATTGCAACAGAAGAGAAAACTCTTTGA
- a CDS encoding HPr family phosphocarrier protein: MIKKTDIKRIVVIKNTLGLHARPAALFVQLANKFQSEIFVEKKEQKVNGKSIMGIMTLAAGKGQKITIIADGNDAEKAVKALEKLLKDKFGEE, encoded by the coding sequence ATGATAAAAAAGACTGATATAAAAAGAATAGTTGTTATAAAGAATACGCTTGGTCTGCATGCAAGACCAGCAGCTTTATTTGTTCAACTTGCTAATAAATTTCAATCGGAGATTTTTGTAGAGAAAAAAGAGCAAAAAGTAAATGGGAAAAGCATCATGGGAATAATGACATTGGCTGCTGGCAAAGGGCAGAAAATAACTATAATAGCAGACGGAAATGATGCTGAAAAAGCTGTAAAGGCCTTAGAAAAATTACTTAAAGATAAATTTGGAGAGGAGTAA
- a CDS encoding gas vesicle protein — protein sequence MEPTRNVQATLVDLLDRILDKGLVINADIIISVAGIPLIGVNLRAALAGMETMLKYGVMQSWDEKSRAWEREHQKKALPSLVEGEKIALKIYGSYYYSKGIYNAWKPGYFYLTNKRLILHRQDFDEITFQIPLEKIKALIVKEEEHFVKEKKKQVLYLMDRQDQAHRLSAVEANQLKEAIEQRIKDMGLCLEENPVLPEFVDERIAGSLMEEEKVSHQGKKVWYLVPPEGIQQETWRPGHLYLTNKRLFWWYDFDKRIVFDVSVDKIVGVNAEMRKTSGLDSKKEKILDILYGVNSTKRTASFAGKEIDEWAEALNRIVPGKINEEIETCPQCGRPAPAKELLEESCQSCGWVSPRLKKKIAQAALSA from the coding sequence ATGGAACCGACCCGCAATGTTCAGGCAACTTTGGTTGATTTATTGGATAGGATACTGGATAAGGGGCTGGTAATCAACGCCGATATTATCATCTCTGTGGCTGGTATTCCTTTAATCGGCGTTAATTTGAGAGCGGCGTTAGCAGGAATGGAGACTATGCTTAAATACGGGGTGATGCAGTCCTGGGATGAGAAGAGCAGGGCATGGGAGAGGGAACATCAGAAGAAGGCTCTTCCTTCTCTGGTTGAAGGGGAGAAGATCGCCCTGAAAATATATGGTTCTTATTATTATAGTAAAGGAATATATAATGCCTGGAAACCAGGCTATTTTTATTTAACTAATAAAAGGCTTATTCTTCACCGTCAGGATTTTGATGAAATCACCTTTCAGATACCATTAGAAAAAATAAAAGCATTAATAGTGAAAGAGGAAGAGCATTTTGTTAAAGAAAAGAAAAAACAGGTGCTTTATCTTATGGATAGACAGGATCAAGCGCATCGGCTTAGCGCAGTAGAGGCAAACCAATTAAAAGAGGCTATTGAACAAAGAATAAAGGATATGGGACTTTGTCTGGAAGAAAATCCTGTTCTTCCAGAGTTTGTGGATGAGCGAATTGCAGGTTCGCTGATGGAAGAAGAAAAGGTTAGTCATCAAGGGAAGAAAGTGTGGTATTTAGTGCCGCCTGAAGGAATTCAACAAGAGACCTGGAGACCGGGTCATCTCTATCTTACCAATAAAAGATTATTTTGGTGGTATGATTTTGATAAAAGAATAGTTTTTGATGTTTCTGTTGATAAAATAGTTGGCGTTAATGCCGAGATGAGAAAAACAAGCGGTCTTGATAGTAAGAAAGAGAAAATCCTTGATATACTATACGGGGTTAATTCAACAAAAAGAACAGCTTCTTTTGCCGGAAAGGAAATAGATGAATGGGCGGAAGCGCTAAACAGGATTGTTCCCGGCAAGATAAATGAGGAAATCGAAACCTGCCCCCAGTGCGGCAGGCCCGCCCCGGCCAAAGAATTATTAGAAGAGAGTTGCCAGAGCTGTGGCTGGGTCAGCCCTAGATTAAAAAAGAAGATAGCTCAAGCGGCTTTATCAGCATGA
- a CDS encoding Hsp20/alpha crystallin family protein, with the protein MRSYLDTIRKPVNLPLLQGEEVLKYFTASYDVGSSLASSWRLGNLYLTNKRLLFVQGRKILFEGLLSQIKTINIVKRRWILGKKVKQLSIVSEGRRAPYIAIKDPEEWKKAILSDPQSPVHNSQPDEVILKGRGGYLTPGQSKWRLGTLLLTNKKLAFSQLRGIVWETPLSSIKGLRIEKRVYGVSKSDAICVEYESLGELLKAWIISLNLETWRKELYERVLLKVDRETLDKIVTELDPGSKGILWFLYENRHARIDILAKLIKSPTHMDVLLKIREIINPTAEKLIGYPILSFESSKVDWETGEKVTFSWWLAGQPYREKMEPLLDIFDEDAELVVYLEMVGIKEDKLCLSVVNNKLIIDADKNYHKEISLPAVVNTNSFTKRYKNNILEVRLKKGKCNR; encoded by the coding sequence ATGAGAAGTTATTTAGATACTATAAGAAAACCGGTTAATTTACCTTTGCTTCAGGGCGAAGAAGTGCTTAAGTATTTTACGGCGAGCTACGATGTTGGGAGTTCACTTGCCTCATCCTGGAGACTGGGAAATTTATATCTTACCAATAAGAGACTGCTTTTTGTCCAGGGAAGAAAGATACTATTTGAGGGCCTGCTCAGCCAAATAAAGACTATAAATATAGTAAAGAGAAGATGGATTTTGGGTAAGAAAGTAAAACAACTAAGTATAGTATCTGAAGGCAGGAGAGCGCCATATATTGCCATAAAAGACCCTGAAGAATGGAAAAAAGCAATCCTTTCTGATCCACAGTCCCCAGTCCATAACTCGCAACCTGATGAAGTAATTTTAAAAGGAAGGGGTGGTTATTTAACTCCCGGTCAATCAAAGTGGAGGCTTGGCACTCTTCTCCTTACCAATAAAAAACTCGCATTTTCCCAGTTGAGGGGAATTGTATGGGAGACGCCACTCAGCAGTATTAAGGGTTTAAGAATAGAAAAAAGAGTTTACGGGGTCAGTAAAAGTGATGCGATATGTGTGGAATATGAATCTTTGGGTGAATTATTAAAAGCATGGATTATATCGCTTAATTTAGAGACTTGGAGAAAAGAGCTATATGAGAGAGTATTACTAAAAGTAGATCGGGAGACATTAGATAAAATTGTTACCGAATTGGATCCAGGTTCAAAAGGGATACTCTGGTTTCTTTATGAGAACCGACACGCAAGAATCGATATCTTAGCCAAGCTCATAAAGTCTCCTACCCATATGGATGTTTTACTTAAAATAAGGGAGATTATAAACCCAACAGCTGAAAAGCTCATCGGCTATCCTATACTCTCATTCGAGAGTTCAAAAGTTGACTGGGAAACTGGCGAGAAAGTTACGTTTAGCTGGTGGCTCGCTGGTCAGCCTTATAGAGAGAAAATGGAGCCGCTTCTGGACATATTTGATGAGGATGCTGAGCTGGTAGTCTATTTAGAGATGGTAGGTATTAAAGAAGATAAGTTATGCTTAAGTGTGGTGAATAACAAACTTATTATTGATGCAGATAAAAATTATCATAAAGAAATTTCTCTTCCCGCAGTGGTTAATACAAATAGTTTTACCAAGAGGTATAAAAATAATATATTGGAAGTAAGGTTAAAAAAGGGAAAGTGTAACAGGTGA
- the tpiA gene encoding triose-phosphate isomerase: MRKPLIAGNWKMNKTVSEAADFANNLKSALRDLQYVEIVICPAFVALSEVSKILEGNSAKLGAQNMYMQENGAYTGEISPLMLKELGCRYVIIGHSERREYFKEDNKLINAKIKLALKYQLRPILCVGETLSEYQNNQTIDIVKTEIREGLAGIDEEQMSQVAIAYEPIWAIGTGETATPDDANRVHKIIRKIISEMFDAKTGEKTRIQYGGSVKPDNISALMEKSDIDGALVGGASLSVESFIRIVNYDKKD, from the coding sequence ATGCGTAAGCCGTTAATAGCTGGGAATTGGAAAATGAATAAAACTGTGAGCGAAGCAGCAGATTTTGCAAATAACTTAAAGTCAGCATTAAGAGACCTGCAATATGTTGAAATTGTTATATGTCCTGCTTTCGTTGCTTTAAGTGAAGTTAGTAAAATACTGGAAGGAAACAGCGCAAAGTTAGGTGCTCAGAATATGTATATGCAGGAGAATGGCGCATATACAGGAGAAATATCGCCTCTAATGTTAAAGGAACTGGGTTGCAGGTATGTTATAATAGGGCATTCTGAAAGGAGAGAATATTTTAAGGAAGATAATAAATTAATTAATGCTAAGATAAAGTTGGCCTTAAAATACCAATTGCGTCCAATTTTGTGCGTTGGCGAAACTCTCTCAGAATACCAAAACAATCAAACTATTGATATTGTAAAAACAGAAATTAGAGAGGGTTTAGCTGGTATAGATGAGGAGCAAATGAGTCAAGTAGCTATTGCATATGAGCCGATTTGGGCTATTGGAACAGGGGAAACCGCTACTCCAGATGATGCTAATAGAGTTCATAAGATTATAAGAAAGATTATATCAGAGATGTTTGATGCTAAAACTGGCGAAAAAACGAGAATACAGTATGGAGGCAGTGTAAAACCAGATAATATAAGCGCTTTGATGGAAAAATCCGACATAGACGGGGCTTTAGTAGGTGGAGCAAGTTTGTCTGTTGAATCATTTATAAGAATAGTCAATTATGATAAAAAAGACTGA
- the ptsP gene encoding phosphoenolpyruvate--protein phosphotransferase, protein MLNGIPVSPGIVIGKVLLLDSRISAVPKYKINKDGIVKEIIRFTRALSKAKRELTEIQRKFVDKVGETHAAIFDAHLLILEDSSLIEKTIEQVRNEQFNVEFVFSQVLEKVIKKFSGINDEYMGERVADINDVGRRVLKNLLAKKHVDLSNLKERVVLVSHDLSPSDTAQMNKNKVIGFATEIGGRTSHTAIMARTLEIPAVVGVENITQKVITGDTIIIDGVKGIVIVNPSPFILEKYLKKRAEIKSLERKLSRLRYVRADTLDGQKILLAANIESRNEVHSIITHGANGIGLYRTEFLYLKRNTMPSEEEQFNAYRYVAQKINPQNVVIRTLDLGGDKFISELGMPKEMNPLLGLRAIRFCLKRPDIFKPQLRAILRASHYGNVSMMFPMISGLSELREAKVLVEGVKKELDRENLPYDRNIKVGVMIEVPSAALIADILAKEADFFSIGTNDLIQYSFALDRVNEKISYLYRPNHPAVYRLIKMIIDAANKADIPVTICGEMAGVPASVLALLGLGLFRFSMASVIIPEIKKLIRHVNTNDAKKVAKHVLELSTGKEADRYLRSKIEKIISRAEIEIYG, encoded by the coding sequence TTGTTGAATGGAATTCCTGTATCACCCGGCATAGTAATCGGGAAAGTTCTATTATTGGATAGTCGAATATCTGCTGTGCCTAAGTATAAGATTAACAAAGATGGAATAGTAAAAGAAATAATCCGCTTTACAAGAGCGCTTAGCAAAGCTAAAAGGGAGCTTACAGAGATTCAGAGAAAATTTGTTGACAAGGTTGGAGAAACGCACGCCGCTATCTTTGATGCGCATTTGTTAATTCTAGAGGATTCATCACTAATAGAAAAAACCATAGAACAAGTAAGAAATGAACAGTTTAATGTGGAGTTTGTATTTTCCCAGGTACTGGAGAAGGTAATTAAAAAGTTTTCTGGTATTAATGATGAATACATGGGGGAACGTGTAGCTGATATAAACGACGTTGGCAGACGCGTTCTCAAAAATCTTTTAGCCAAGAAGCATGTGGATTTGTCTAATTTAAAAGAAAGGGTTGTGCTCGTAAGCCATGATCTTTCTCCATCAGACACTGCCCAAATGAATAAGAATAAAGTCATAGGCTTTGCGACTGAAATAGGCGGGCGAACTTCGCATACAGCAATCATGGCAAGAACGTTAGAGATCCCTGCTGTTGTAGGAGTAGAAAACATTACTCAAAAAGTGATTACAGGGGACACTATTATTATAGATGGGGTTAAGGGAATAGTAATAGTAAATCCTTCTCCGTTTATTCTTGAGAAATATTTGAAGAAGCGGGCAGAAATTAAGTCATTAGAAAGAAAGCTCTCAAGACTTAGATACGTACGCGCAGATACGCTTGATGGGCAGAAAATTTTGCTGGCGGCAAATATAGAATCACGAAACGAAGTCCATTCAATAATAACACATGGCGCAAACGGGATAGGACTTTATAGAACAGAATTTCTCTACTTAAAGAGAAATACTATGCCTAGCGAAGAAGAGCAGTTTAACGCTTATAGGTATGTTGCTCAAAAAATTAATCCGCAGAATGTGGTTATAAGAACTCTTGATCTGGGAGGAGATAAGTTTATATCAGAGTTAGGAATGCCAAAAGAAATGAATCCCCTTTTAGGTTTGAGGGCTATTAGATTTTGTTTGAAACGGCCGGATATATTCAAGCCTCAGTTACGGGCCATTCTAAGAGCAAGCCATTACGGTAATGTGTCAATGATGTTCCCTATGATATCAGGATTGTCAGAACTAAGAGAGGCAAAAGTGCTTGTTGAGGGGGTAAAAAAGGAACTGGATAGGGAAAATCTTCCTTATGACAGGAATATTAAGGTTGGCGTTATGATAGAGGTGCCTTCCGCGGCATTAATAGCTGATATATTGGCGAAGGAAGCAGATTTTTTTAGCATAGGAACTAATGACTTAATTCAGTATTCTTTTGCGCTAGACAGAGTTAACGAAAAAATCTCCTATCTCTATAGACCTAATCATCCGGCAGTTTATCGTTTAATCAAAATGATTATAGACGCTGCGAATAAGGCTGATATTCCTGTCACTATATGTGGAGAGATGGCAGGAGTGCCAGCATCTGTATTGGCCTTATTGGGATTGGGATTGTTTCGTTTCAGTATGGCCTCTGTAATAATTCCTGAAATTAAAAAACTGATTCGCCACGTAAACACTAATGATGCAAAAAAAGTTGCTAAACATGTTCTCGAATTATCAACAGGTAAGGAAGCAGACAGGTATCTGAGATCTAAGATTGAAAAGATTATCTCAAGGGCTGAAATTGAGATATATGGCTAA
- the raiA gene encoding ribosome-associated translation inhibitor RaiA — MAKHKVFKIHDKLHVTITSKQIELTSKLRDYIQQKTSKLTKYFSHISDIHIIINEEKYRHVIEINALTNGIIMPGRAEHTDVHTAFDKALAKVENQIRRYKDKIVTHTSKQEKTESNS, encoded by the coding sequence ATGGCAAAACACAAAGTTTTTAAAATACATGATAAATTACACGTTACTATAACAAGTAAACAAATAGAATTAACATCTAAACTTAGGGATTATATTCAGCAGAAAACTTCAAAATTAACAAAATACTTCTCTCATATATCTGACATACACATTATCATAAATGAAGAAAAATATAGACATGTTATAGAAATTAATGCATTAACTAACGGAATAATAATGCCGGGCAGAGCAGAGCATACAGATGTTCATACAGCGTTTGATAAAGCACTTGCTAAGGTCGAAAACCAAATCAGAAGATATAAGGACAAAATCGTAACTCATACATCTAAGCAAGAAAAGACAGAGAGTAATTCCTGA
- the metK gene encoding methionine adenosyltransferase, whose amino-acid sequence MVTKSSNNYLFTSESVTEGHPDKMADQISDSVLDVIMENDPNGRVACETLVTTGIVYVAGEITTSCYVDIPTIARKTIREIGYTSASYGFDYETCGVLTAIQSQSPDIALGVDPGGAGDQGMMFGYATEETKELMPLPIMLAHKLCRRLAKIRKEKILDYLRPDGKSQVTAEYVDGKPYRIEAIVVSTQHDGDIDMNILKDDIKEHVIRPVIPSNLMDSKTKIFINPTGRFEIGGPHGDTGLTGRKIIVDTYGGVGSHGGGCFSGKDCTKVDRSASYFARYLAKNIVAAGLTSECEIQLAYAIGVPEPVSVMVNTFNKGKIAKDKIKKLLIDNFDMSPKGIINHLKLRRPIYKKTACYGHFGREEATFTWEKTDKADFLRKKAGLCS is encoded by the coding sequence ATGGTAACAAAGAGTAGCAACAACTATTTATTTACATCAGAGTCTGTAACTGAAGGACACCCTGACAAAATGGCAGACCAGATATCTGACAGTGTTTTAGATGTTATTATGGAGAATGACCCAAATGGAAGAGTTGCATGTGAGACACTTGTTACGACAGGCATCGTATATGTTGCCGGAGAGATTACAACTTCGTGCTATGTAGATATTCCTACAATTGCAAGAAAGACTATTAGAGAGATTGGCTATACCAGTGCTTCTTATGGATTTGATTACGAAACATGTGGTGTTCTTACTGCTATACAATCTCAGTCTCCAGACATTGCTCTCGGTGTTGATCCAGGTGGTGCAGGAGACCAGGGTATGATGTTTGGTTATGCGACTGAGGAGACAAAGGAACTTATGCCCTTGCCAATCATGCTTGCTCATAAACTTTGCAGAAGACTGGCTAAGATAAGAAAAGAAAAAATCTTAGATTACTTAAGGCCTGATGGGAAGTCACAGGTAACGGCTGAATATGTAGATGGAAAACCATACCGCATAGAAGCAATAGTAGTATCAACACAGCATGATGGCGATATTGATATGAACATCTTAAAGGATGATATAAAAGAACATGTGATAAGACCTGTTATTCCTTCTAATCTGATGGATAGCAAAACCAAGATTTTTATAAATCCAACAGGTCGCTTTGAGATAGGTGGACCGCATGGAGATACTGGTTTGACAGGGAGAAAGATCATAGTTGATACATACGGCGGTGTAGGCAGCCACGGTGGGGGCTGTTTTTCTGGTAAGGATTGTACCAAAGTTGATCGATCTGCATCTTATTTTGCCCGCTACCTTGCAAAGAATATAGTGGCAGCTGGTTTAACATCTGAGTGTGAGATTCAGCTGGCATATGCAATTGGAGTACCGGAACCAGTTTCAGTTATGGTAAATACATTCAATAAAGGCAAGATAGCCAAAGATAAAATTAAAAAGCTTCTTATCGATAATTTTGATATGAGCCCGAAAGGGATAATTAATCATCTAAAACTTCGCAGGCCAATCTATAAGAAGACTGCTTGCTATGGTCATTTTGGCAGGGAAGAAGCTACCTTTACATGGGAAAAGACAGACAAAGCAGATTTTCTTAGAAAAAAGGCTGGACTGTGCTCGTGA